A stretch of Fusarium poae strain DAOMC 252244 chromosome 2, whole genome shotgun sequence DNA encodes these proteins:
- a CDS encoding hypothetical protein (TransMembrane:14 (i53-79o91-109i121-138o144-166i178-202o208-230i242-264o276-293i314-333o345-366i378-399o405-424i445-467o522-541i)), with product MEISTVAASQQPAAVKLATEEDPNNSTQRQALEVVQDNEPSQPKQKKSLAFKLSFIGLAAILFVFQIDATALGIALPSIANDLNGSSLESFWANLSYTLCGLVMQPVWASISDAFGRKPPLYACIGLFFIGSIVFAVAQDMKTIIVGRVLQGFGGGGIDVLVQVILTDMTTLEERSTYLGLMGIPNAVGNILGPSVGALFATYTSWRWIGWVNLPILGFGAPLVFFFLRLRSITVDASNVERLDWVGMGLVVSGITIIVLPLSWAGSLFPWSSWQTLLPMLLGVVVLAVFVWYESKPAVPIMPHRLFHSKTANMTLIGGFMHGAILVSLLQYLPLTYQAVYLETAIKSAVFLLPTSITSVVIAVFSMMMVPLFGGYTWLLRLSWALLLLGTGILALFQIDSSSSMLLGLPVIWGTGVALLRLQLLPMQASVQKADDTGVAIGQFFTIRMFGGLIGLTIASAVFNTVFAKTIASSSVQLEGPLAPLADSTRAVAFIKELPSLNIPQSTLNDVLSAYLTSFRTIFYTMTGFGAVGLLASMFIAEIDLKSQDRGNQQFED from the exons ATGGAGATTTCTACAGTGGCTGCAAGCCAACAGCCAGCAGCTGTAAAACTCGCGACAGAAGAGGATCCCAACAATTCAACCCAAAGACAAGCTCTAGAGGTGGTGCAGGACAACGAACCGAGTCAGCCGAAGCAGAAAAAATCATTGGCTTTCAAATTGTCCTTCATTGGTCTCGCCGCCATCCTCTTTGTATTCCAGATTGATGCCACAGCACTTGGCATAGCTCTCCCG TCCATAGCTAATGATCTCAATGGTTCAAGTTTGGAGTCATTCTGGGCCAACCTTTCGTACACACTATGTGGTCTGGTAATGCAGCCAGTCTGGGCAAGCATATCTGATGCTTTCGGCCGGAAGCCACCGCTTTATGCATGTATAGGCCTCTTTTTCATCGGGTCAATAGTCTTTGCTGTTGCACAAGATATGAAAACTATCATTGTTGGGCGCGTGCTTCAAGGCTTCGGGGGTGGAGGCATAGATGTCCTCGTTCAGGTCATTCTCACTGACATGACAACACTCGAAGAGCGATCTACATACCTCGGATTGATGGGCATCCCGAACGCAGTCGGAAACATCCTTGGTCCCTCTGTTGGCGCACTCTTCGCCACATATACCAGCTGGCGATGGATCGGATGGGTGAACCTGCCTATTCTCGGCTTTGGCGCACCTTTAGtgttcttcttcctcaggtTGCGGTCCATCACAGTTGACGCGAGCAATGTCGAACGTCTTGACTGGGTTGGCATGGGCTTGGTCGTTTCTGGCATCACCATAATCGTGTTGCCTCTCAGTTGGGCTGGATCTTTGTTCCCCTGGAGCTCATGGCAAACGTTGCTTCCAATGCTTTTGGGTGTCGTAGTCCTCGCCGTGTTTGTGTGGTATGAGTCGAAACCCGCGGTTCCAATTATGCCTCACCGGCTTTTCCACTCCAAGACAGCAAATATGACATTGATCGGCGGCTTCATGCATGGCGCTATCCTTGTTTCATTACTTCAATATCTGCCGCTAACATACCAAGCCGTTTACTTGGAAACAGCAATCAAGTCAGCTGTCTTCTTGTTACCCACTTCCATCACCAGCGTTGTCATCGCTGTCTtctcgatgatgatggtgcCTTTGTTCGGTGGCTACACCTGGCTCCTGCGGCTTTCATGGGCTTTGCTACTTCTAGGTACTGGTATCTTGGCTCTTTTTCAAATCGACTCCTCTTCGTCCATGCTCCTCGGACTACCGGTGATTTGGGGAACAGGTGTCGCTCTGCTACGTCTTCAGCTTCTGCCAATGCAGGCCAGTGTCCAGAAAGCGGATGATACAGGTGTGGCCATCGGCCAGTTCTTTACTATTCGCATGTTCGGCGGCTTGATCGGGCTGACCATTGCCTCAGCGGTTTTTAATACAGTCTTTGCAAAGACAATCGCATCAAGCTCTGTCCAACTTGAAGGACCACTGGCGCCTCTTGCTGATTCTACGAGGGCTGTCGCGTTTATCAAAGAACTTCCTTCTTTGAATATTCCTCAGAGCACTTTAAACGATGTACTAAGCGCTTATCTCACATCCTTTAGAACCATCTTCTATACTATGACAGGATTCGGCGCAGTGGGTTTGTTGGCTTCGATGTTCATTGCTGAGATTGACTTGAAGAGTCAAGATCGCGGAAACCAGCAGTTTGAGGACTGA